Proteins encoded within one genomic window of Triticum aestivum cultivar Chinese Spring chromosome 2D, IWGSC CS RefSeq v2.1, whole genome shotgun sequence:
- the LOC123053447 gene encoding mitochondrial uncoupling protein 3, translating into MSPRAAGDRRESETLAKVSLSSVSAAAAEVSTFPLDALKTRLQLRRSTGGGGGSGGGVLRVAGELVRDGGFYRGLSPAVLRHLFYTPLRIVGYEHLRSSLASGGREVGLLEKAIAGGASGVAAQVVASPADLIKVRMQADSRLLTQGIRPRYTGILDAFTKITRAEGLLGLWKGVGPNAQRAFLVNMGELTCYDQAKHFIIRKQICDDNLYAHTLASVASGLSATTLSCPADVIKTRMMNQGLEAKALYRNSYDCLVKTVKHEGLTALWKGFLPTWARLGPWQFVFWVSYEKLRQASGISSF; encoded by the exons ATGTCACCCCGggccgccggcgaccgccgcgaGAGCGAGACCCTAGCCAAGGTCTCCCTATCGTCGGTCTCGGCCGCCGCGGCGGAGGTCTCAACCTTCCCCCTCGACGCCCTCAAGACGCGCCTCCAGCTCCGCCGCAgcaccggtggtggtggtggtagcggcGGTGGCGTCTTACGCGTCGCGGGCGAGCTCGTCCGCGACGGGGGGTTCTACCGGGGCCTCTCCCCCGCCGTCCTCCGGCACCTCTTCTACACGCCGCTCCGCATCGTCGGCTACGAGCACCTCCGGTCCTCCCTTGCCAGCGGGGGCCGGGAGGTGGGCCTCCTCGAGAAAGCGATTGCTGGGGGAGCCTCCGGCGTCGCCGCGCAG GTGGTGGCAAGTCCAGCTGATCTCATAAAGGTAAGGATGcaagcagacagcagattgttgaccCAAGGCATTCGACCTCGGTATACAGGAATCTTAGATGCCTTCACGAAAATCACTCGTGCAGAAGGTTTGTTAGGACTTTGGAAGGGGGTTGGTCCTAATGCCCAGCGAGCATTTCTTGTCAACATGGGCGAGTTGACCTGCTACGACCAGGCAAAGCATTTCATCATCCGCAAGCAGATCTGCGACGACAATCTGTATGCTCACACACTGGCCTCTGTTGCCTCTGGTCTGTCTGCAACTACATTGAGCTGCCCAGCGGATGTGATCAAAACCAGGATGATGAACCAGGGCCTGGAGGCGAAGGCTCTGTACAGGAATTCTTATGATTGTTTGGTCAAGACCGTCAAACATGAGGGCCTAACAGCATTGTGGAAGGGTTTCTTACCTACATGGGCCAGGCTTGGCCCATGGCAGTTTGTGTTCTGGGTTTCCTACGAAAAACTCCGACAGGCATCAGGTATTTCTTCGTTCTGA